CTGAATTTCGCGAATACCTGGAAAAGAATGATATTCCTTCAGTAATCGCTACGTTTGAGAAGGAACGATGGAAATCGACCAGTATCCATATCAGCGAGAATGAGGCCGCTAGCGCTGCGGTGAACCATCTGATCAAGCTTGGGCATAGGGAAATTGCTCTTTTGAGTGGCAAACGGTATTCCTTTGGGCGTCAGCGCCTGCAAGGCTATGTAAATGCGCTTGAAAGTGCCGGTATTCCCTACAACGAGTCAAAGGTTGTCTTTGTCGATTCTTACAGCATCAGCGACGGCATGTCCGGTATGAAAGAACTGCTTGACCGGAAAATCTCGTTTTCTGCTTTGTTTGCCATTACCGATGAATTGGCTATCGGTGCAATGAGATACCTGAAAGACAGGGGGTACCAGGTGCCTGGGGATATCTCGGTAGTCGGTTGCGATGATATCGAAATATCTTCCTATACCATTCCCCGGTTGACAACCATTCGGCAACCGGTTTCCGAAATGGGCAAAATGTCTGTTGCCATGCTCCATTCCCTGATCACCAGCGAAAGTAAAATGAATGTAAATATTGCCCTTCCCTTTACT
The sequence above is a segment of the Sphaerochaeta pleomorpha str. Grapes genome. Coding sequences within it:
- a CDS encoding LacI family DNA-binding transcriptional regulator → MKRSFTVGIIIPMTFNMFQRQLFSDIEHHLEDFGYHSSFYFVAMSQESEEACLRRLKGEKTDGVILLHEIELPEFREYLEKNDIPSVIATFEKERWKSTSIHISENEAASAAVNHLIKLGHREIALLSGKRYSFGRQRLQGYVNALESAGIPYNESKVVFVDSYSISDGMSGMKELLDRKISFSALFAITDELAIGAMRYLKDRGYQVPGDISVVGCDDIEISSYTIPRLTTIRQPVSEMGKMSVAMLHSLITSESKMNVNIALPFTLIERESVTEYTKNI